A region of the Drosophila ananassae strain 14024-0371.13 chromosome XL, ASM1763931v2, whole genome shotgun sequence genome:
GGCGCCCCAGAGGGCTGGCAGGACTGACTGGCAGGCAGGCTGGCAGGCCAAACGAGGACGCACATTAGAGCCGGGCCAGCAAAGTACGAGAAAGGATTTATGCAGTACGCCACTCGccccaacaccaacaccaccgccaccaccaccaccaccagcaccagcaccagcacacTTATGGCCACATTGGGTCATCAGTTGgccaaccacaacaacaagcGCCAGTGCGTGCCTCTGAGTGTCCTCAATATTTATTGGAAGagccataaataaataagccaTAAAGGCCAATGGACATCTCGATCGTGTCCAGGGCTCAGCGGCCCTAATCCTCCGGCCGAGCCAATCGATTTTCGGGCGCATTAAAGAGGGAAGCCCTCCTGAAAGGCCGATTAGGTGGAGCAATTATGGACTGCGCCCGAGATCTCAGCAGCTATGCACTTGCGGGCCGTAGGTTGGGGCTCTCCAATGCTAATACACTCTATTATGATCGCGTTCTCGGCCCTCCGGACGGGGCATAAATTATGCAACGTCAACGGACAAGTGTGCATTTATTGGGCCGCCCCCGCCTATGATGCAACAGCTGCCAAGGCATCTGCCGCAAAAAGGCCGAAAGGGCTGGGGCGGCGGCCTTCCGGCAGGTGCAGTTAAGATTACGGACAGTTGATTGATTGACTGCGGCGGGAAGATGTGGCAGATTGGGGCAAGACACGAGCCACACAGGACAGGGCAGAGACGGCACTGGCGATGCAGTTTCAGACCCAGCCGGACAGCAGGATACAGTAATTTGCCAAATTACAGGACGACTAATGAGATGGCCGAAACAGCATCAAAGGATGTCTGAAATGCTCCGAGTTCCATCGATTCCGTATTAGGATCCTTGAACAAAGCCAGGACAAGTCggttatatttttatagcaTACACTTAGGCGCTGCCCCCAGCCCCAGCGCCAGCGCCAGCCCCAGCCCCCCAGCTATTGTTGGCCAAAAGTTTTCCCTACCAGCTGCCCCTACCAGCCCCTCCCCTGCCATGGCCCCAAACTTGCTGGCCGTAATGTATCTGCAACAtcttctgttgttgttgcataATTGTATGCAAGGATTCGGCTTTGTTCCACTTCCACTTTATGGGGCGAGGGCCGGGCTTAAAGCCCCCAAAGCCAACTTTAATTTCAGTTTAAGTTCAGCTCTGGACGGGCCACAATCCGAGGGCTTTCCCGCCAGGGATGGAGGCGCACCGAGGCGGATCTGAAAACTATCTGGGAACTATCCCAGGGGCTTAAAGCTGGAAAGTCTATGGAGGCACTAGAACGCTTCAAGTAATCCCCGATATGTTATGATATTTTCTCTCAAACACTCCGAGGTGCGCCACACATCCCTGGCCAGGACTTGGGGTGCCAGGATGGGGCTGGGCCGGGCCCGTGTTAACGGCTTGTTGGCCACTTTACGCCTCGCTGTACGTTTGTGGGCCCGGCTCGCATTCTATGTTGCACGCAGCCCGCGGCTGCAGCCGGAAATCAGCAACACAGCCATGGAGCACACCAGCAGGGAACTGGCTCCTGCCAGGAGGTGGCGGACGAACTATGAgcgaaataaaatgaaataaacaggCAAATAAGCATCCAGCAAACATCCTTGCACAGCGAGCTTCCCAAGGATGAGGGTGCAGTACGCGGCGCTGTTGGTACCCGGTACTCGGGGGTGCTCCGAGCATATCGTGTTTGCGGGGATCTCAGTCCGTAAACTGCATGGATTCCGTTTACTCCAGGATACAGAATCAATCACAGAGCCTGCTTTCCATTTCCCACAAAGTCCTGCCCGCCACTGCTCGGCTGACGGGACTTTAGCCGCACAATTGTGAGACACAGTTGCGAGATGTCCGTACAGATGTCGGGAATCCATTCATACCCTTCGCCGTGGGCGTGGGCATGGGCGTGGGCGTTAGCGAGGGAGCTGGGTAGGAGTGGCAGGCGGAAAATCAAAGAGTGGCACGTGGCAGGTGGCAGGTAAAGCGTGAAGACGAATGTTTTAAATGCCAAGCTCTGGGGCGCACTCAGCCCACACTGTTCCCAACTGCACTCGTGTGTGTTTgcatttgtgtgtgttttatttaattatttctgcAGGTCCTGCGACGCGCCAGCAGATCGCCAAGTGCTCTACAGAAACTGCAGTGGGAACGCAAACAGCGGCGACAAATGAGTGCGGCGGTGTGGGACAAGTCCTGGCAGAACCCATTCGCTGCCATTTAAATTTTCAGCGGTCAGTCTCCCGTCGGGGGAGGAATCGATCAATCTGGCCATCAATCATCCCAGCCACCTCTCGCTGGCAGGTGGCTCTCCACTCCTCGTCTAGACATCGGCAGAGCCATTTCGGCTTTATGGCTCCTCCCGCCCTTAACCCGCGTGGCGTCACCCGGATTGGGGCGCTGACTGCCCCGGCTTTAACCCTCAGCTGTTCGGAGGAGCGGTGGGCATTGTTTCTGGTCAGGCCGGAAAGCTCCGGGGCCCAGGGAGAGGGACCCAGGGAAGCAGGGGGCGGAAAAGCCTGGAATCCTGGCATCTGCCCAGTGGAAGGACCTCTTGCGAAAAGCTCCAAGCGGCGTTGCACGAAAAAGCTCCGGAGCTGAAGTGCCGGCGAGCCAAAAAAGCAATCTGGAAAAGCATATGACCGTGCATATGCGGCGGCTAAGTCGGGGAACTTGCCACTCCCCCACGCCTCCTGGTCGGCACTTTGTCCTGTCATCCTGCTCCTGCAGTTTGACATTATGTCACAGCCAAAAAAGGGAGCCAAAAGATCCGAGTCAATCGATTTATGGGGCAGCATAATGGCTACAAATTATGCTCGTCTGCAGGACGTCGCAGCTGCTGACgatgtccttgtccttgtcaTCGTGTCAACAGGAACATAATTCCGGAGGGGGCCCTGGTGTTTGATGATCCGTGCGATGGGTGTTGCCCGCCTGGAGGTCCTTTTGTTCCACAGCTGTTTAAAGTTTGAGCAAAACCTTGGCCGTCTGAGCACTTTCCGAATGTATTCTGCCTTAATCCCACCTTTGATGACGGCTCTCCGAGCTACTAAAAACTGCATCCACCTCAACATACCAATTGAGTGAGTTTTTGTGTCTTTTCCGGGCCGCCTTATCCCGGATTGGGGCTGTGGGACCCGAGGCAGTTCTTAAACATCATTGTGGCGCTTCCTTTGAGGTGAGCTCGACGGGAAACTGCCCGAAAACTTCTGGCTATTCAGGGGAGAAATGCCTCGGTCGGCCCCCCTGTGCTGTGTCCGGAGCGACGCCCCTGAACTTAGCACTTGCCGGAATCCGCTTAAATGCCTTTCCGGTACGGCTCGGAGAGTGTTGCCTATTTTTTGTCGCCCGTACAGTCGTGCCTCCCTCTGTAGACCAGCCATAGTTCTTCATGGAAGCGGGGTACTCAGTTCTAATAAGAAGCCAAAACACGGAATGCAAGGTGTGCGAATACTTTCCTCCTTTTTTGGAGGCATTATTTGCGATGGAATGGCATTTCCTCCGGGGCGGCAACTGAACACTAAGTCGAATTTACTGGGGACAAGCGCAGCTGTCGCAGTCGCCATTGTTTGGCGCCCGCCACGCCGCCCCCACCAGCCGCAATGCAGTTGCCATTCATTCATTGCGCCCCCAAATGTTGCACCTCCCCCGCATGCCTCCCCCGCCCGACGCCCCACGCCACTCGTATCTCCTGCTTTCGCTGACCAAATTTTATTCCCTCAAAATGGCAAGACGGCAGGGCGGGCCCGAGCCCCGGGGGCCTTGGTTTGGGGTTTGGTTGCTCTGGAGCTTAAATATCAACACTTGACACTCAACACTGTCCCGGCACTTGGCCACCGGATGGCCATTGTCCGTCCCCCGCCAGGCCAGAGCATTGTCTTAGGGGCTGGAGCCCCAGTGGAGGGACAGGGATTGGGGGCTTAAATGAGAGTCAGTTTCGGGGAACCCGAGTCCGAAAGACATCAATCAACTGCAATGGAGCCAAGCGAGAAGAATCTGCACTTCGAAGGTAATCGTGGCTGGCACTGTAGCGGCCAAGGAGGAGAATCGGGAGGAGACAGAGaccagaggaggaggagccaaGGGGCCAGAAGACAGAATGCAGGAGCTCGTTCGCTGCCACAGTTCGCTGTGCAACCGATTTATGCTAGCCTGGCCAAACTGGAGCACTTATTGTACAAAAAATGCACTCGCCGGGGGAACCAGAATCCGAACCAGAATCAGAGTATCTGCGTATCTGCATCCGAGTATCTGCGGACTGCAGCTGGCAGAGAGGAGAAGGAAGGGGAAGCAACCGATTCGAAGCAGATTCCAAAGACAATGGCCAGTAATCGCACCAACTGGCACACTCTAAACAACCTCGTTTTCCCACGAAAATAATTCAAAGCTTGGATAAAGATACAAAATCTCATAAACAAGTTTTCCCCTGTTTCCCCCCCTTTCGGCAAGATGGCCGAAAGCTTTCGCTTAGCCGAGACTCGAACCAGCGAGAGAGAGCCAAAGCATGGTCCGCCACCAGTTTCCGCCTGTTGGACTCTTCTGAATTTGGGGCATCCGCCTGCGCCGATCTCATGGTCGCCTGGTAGTCCGTCTAGGGCAAGTTCCTAGAATGTTCATTCCAATAAGCCACCACCGCTGCGGCGGTTGCAACATCGCGCGAAAAGCGGCCAGCCAGGGCAGCCGGGCCAGCACGGCAGGCGATTTTCGTAGAATTCACCCGAGCGGATCAGGTGGCCAGAAACGGGAGCAGACGGGCGCAGGCAGGGCGGCCCTGCCAACATGTTGCGGCGACATTGAGACAGCGACAGGTCGCGTCATGCGCGTCGCGAATTCAGCAGGCTGCCAGCGACGGCGACAGGGCGGATTGGTTGTCTCCCACTCCGGAAGGACGCCCGGCGGCCTCCGTCACATATGGCCATCTCGATGGCACCGGACTCCACGCACGTACGCGGCCCAATACGGATGGCTGAGAGCAGGCAAGCGTCGAGAAAGCCGGAGCGGCAGCCGAGCGGATAGGCGAGCGTTAACACTTTCGTTTTCTTGTTCCAACCTGGCGCTGGCCGCTGACCAGGCGCCCAGCAACGCGGAGCAGCCTCCAGCAGTGGCGGCGCTGAGCGAGATGACGCACTCAACGCTGAAAGCTCTCCGGTGTACAAGCATCTCACTCTAGTTCACTGCTCTCTTACACACGGGCCCCAACGCGCCAAGCAAtggtgttggtggtggtggagcggcTGCGAGAGCGAGAGATGGCTTGATGTACCGGGGAGCTGATGCTGGCGCTGCTGGTGCTTGCTCACTCTCCCCCACGCGGGGCAATGGCTATGTCCTTGGAAGAGTGAAAGAGCTGGGCAAACCGAAAAGTGCGAACCAAACCAGCTATCAAGCAAGGTAGTGAGCCATCCCGCTCTGGCTGGCAACATGCTGCTGGGCAACATGGAGCCCCGCTCTCTCAGCCCAGCTTACACACAGTAGAACCTGTTTTTGAAGAACGCGGGGGGTGGAAGGCAGTTACAGACAAGAGTAATGGTTTCTACTGGCAATGGTTGGGTTTCTTGCAGCCCTGACTCAGCTTCCCAGTTGCGACAGCCGTTCTCCGCCATCCAGCACTCACTGTAGCCTCGCTCCTCCTGGGGAAGTTCCTGGCTTCTGGCTCTGGGCCGGCTCTGCTGCAGCGTCCTGGGTCCCTGTTCGAAAATCGACTGACTGAAGGCCCCTGAAATCGTCGCACGTCGTGTGCGGTGACTTACCGACGACGGCAGGCGCCTCTGCCGGGCAGAGCATCCGATGGAGCAGCAGTGGAGCTGGGCCTCCTGGGGGCCTGGAGAGTGGCCGCAGCCGAAGTCGAGGACCTCGGCAACTCGTTACCAGCCCCggctttgttttaattaatcTAACCACCGATGGTGGATGgttgctcctgctcctccccCGGCGGCTGCCTTCCTCGGAACGGCAAAAAGCCAATTAGTGAAAGTCCCCTGCCGCTCCTGGCCCCCGCCCCCATGCGGCCTTCTTCATTAGCTGCGCACCATTTCGACCTACGATTTTCGCAGCGCATCTTCTTCTATCCTATTACGCTAACATCttcttaattaaaaacctGACAGCGCCGGCTCCTGCCCCAGCGGCCTCGCCCGGCGCCCCCCAGGCCCCCGGCCCACCGGACTGGCGGATTTTTAATTGCTTAATTGGAACTGCGTGGGAAGGCCGGCCAAGATGCATCCTCGCAGCCACTCGCACACGCACCCAACCGctggccacgcccacgccTGTTGCTGGGCAATTAAAAGCCAGGACCTCCGGTGGGCGGGGTGGCAGTGGGTGGGTGGGGCCTCAAGGTCGGCCGGGACGACCAACCACCACGCCCTAGATACGCCTCAACCCGGCGCGGGAAGCAGGCGCCCAGCAACCGCAGGACGCTGGCAAGGAAAGGACACGGAGACGCAGGCACGAGATGGAGCACGAGATGTGGctctgacgcaggacacgagATGCAGACGCAGATGCGCAGGATGGCCCTGGCGAGGATGATGCAGGCAGCCACCCGCCCTGCCGGGAAAAGCTCCAGAACAAAGAAAGCTTTGAGGAAGCTTTTGGCCATAGGAAATGGGGGAGTCCCCGGACGTCCGAAACATCCACAAGCCCCAGCCCACAGCCCACAGCCCACAGCCCAATGAGACACTGGCGGGAATGGTTCATAAGTTTTATTGTTGACTTTGGCTGGGAAACTGCCGACCAAACATGAATTGTAAATACGTACTGGGATCGCACAGGATGCCCGTGTGAGGAGTCCTCCTCCTGGGTCCCATTCCACTCTCCTTGCCGAGTCCTTCCGCGCCGTGGATCCGGAGGTCCTTCAGTCCGCGTCCGGATGCCGTGGTCCACTGGGGCGCTCTCTGGCGTCCCGCTTGCGACTCTTACTCTCGGTTTCTCGTTTAATTGTATAATTGTTGCCTTCTTTTGGTTAGTCATAGTCCATATAATCGGTATTACATAGTATATAGTAAAGTATATTATGTATAATGCGggtgtatatgtatatataaatttagTTAACATTAGTTCGCCAAAAACTCTCATGTCTCGGCGTCTCTCAACTTCGTTCTTCTCTCTTCTCCTCCTCTCCTCCAATCCCCACTCTAATAGTCGGTCTGTTCGCCAGTCCACCTTGCTCAGGGGAGGTGCGTAGTCGTGAGGTCAGTTGCCTGGCCAAAGACTGATTCAATTGGGACGAGACTGGGTGGTGCTGATCGCGGAGACTGGGCCTGGGTCGTGGGGGCGGGCCGACAATTAGTCTTTGGCACATGGGATCGATGCTATCGACGAAGCTGATATGTAACTGGAGTTCCCTCGCTTTGTGCTGGTTGGGGGAGACTCTCACCCGGCTCCACGGGAACAGAACCACTCGGAGGTCAAACTATCAGGTAACAGGTACGcgaaataatataataaagtGGATCCAGTGGGATCAGAACTGGGATGCAATAGCGGATGGAAcagaaaagtatgctacagtTTTCGAGTCCGGGGCGGGGACTCCGAGCGTCTGAGATCTCCCGGAATAAGGCGTTCGGGTTCGGGCGTACAGGTCCTAGTCTCTCTGGGGTTCGAGTCGATTCGAGTCGGTCACAACAATCCGAGCTGGAGAGTAGCTGGAGAGCTGGCTAATGGCTAAGTCCGTTTGGCTAAAACACTCGCGCTCTAATTGTATCTTTTGGCATCTTCTGCGCTCTAAGTGGGTTCTAATTGCTTACTGCTCGTAGTGTTTAGTTTTAAGTTCAATTCAACAAACAATGCGCTAAGGTTGTAACGTTTGCTAATTATAtcaattatatatttatatatttcgcGTCGGCCTGGGCCTCTGCGATCTGGATTTTCGCTCTCCACTTCCTAAACGTGTTGCGTATTTTgataaatttgtaatatataaGGCCGCTTGGGGCAACTGCTATGAGAATGCTAAAATACTTGGGGGAGTGCGGGAGACAGAGCGATGGGCACATGGATGAGGATATGGATATGGATATGGATATGGATGGGGATGGGCTAGTCTACACATAGTTGGGGTTCCACTGGCACTCCCTGGCACAGCTTGCCGCCTCGATGCGTTATCTCTACAGTTAGTAGTTGTTCGAGGCCTTGTTCGAGGTCGTCCCTCCCCCGACTTTACTTttataaattcattaaaacTCCTCTGTGACCGTCTCTGGCATAGACCTTTGTGTCCTTCCAgttgtggtgtgtgtgtgttttgatTCTTAATTGTAGGCGTTAAGTTAAGATTAAATACAAAGTACAAAAACATACAAAGTGGAGTTTGTATAAAATACCCAGTACTGTTACGGATTACCGATTACGGATTACGGATTACGGATTACGGATTAGGGTTACGGTTAGCGGATTAGGGTTACGAAGGAGGCATATTACGTAAACAGAATCGCATAACAACTTAGAATTACGAGGGCACAGCAATCGAGGGTGTATACTAGGTATGTACAGCTCCAGCGGAGCAGGTGAATGGCGAGGGACAGGGTCAGGTAGAGGCAACTGCCCAAACTAAACATAAAcatcaaataataaataataaataaagtattCGTATAGATGCGAGATGCGGAAGGCGGAATGCAGAATGCGGATTGCGGATTGCGGATTGCGGATTGCGGAATACGGAATGCAGGGTGCGGAAACGGAACGGAAacggaaaacaaaaaagaacggaaacagaaaacaaacgaaaatgaaatgcACGCCAACTCGGATGCTTCATGGGGGCGCTTACTTCGCCGCCTCGGAGGCGGATACGGAACCGGGCGAGGCCGAGAGAGCCATCTTCGAGAGCGTGGCCAAGGAACGTTTCGGGAATGTGTTGTTTCCGTCCGAAGGATCCGAGAATAGTTTCCGGAAGCTAGATTGCGAATCGACAGTCAGTAGGAGGCACAAACAGGATCAGGGATCCTACTTACAACTTGCGTATTCCCGACTCCGAGCTCTTTTTCCAGGGGGCGTCGTCCGGTTCGTAGGGCAGCGGCCCCTGCACAGGAGCGTCGTGCTCGGGGGGCCTGTGGAGCAAGATCATAATTAGTATTTTTGGACGCAGAACAGGGCCGACCCTCAACACCCCTAGTATCTAAAGCGCAGTCGCCTTTGCGAATTGTTTCAAAAGCAGTTAACCTTGCAATCAAAATGACAAACAATGAGCCGGTGAGTCACCGGGCTTGCATCATAGGGCGATTTGAATAAGTTTACTAAGTGGCGGGCAAGTCAGAGCCAAACCGATGAATCAGGCGAAAGGGGATTAGTACTCGGGGTGAGTGGGCCTGCAGTGGTCCTTACGTTTCGCCGGCTGCCGGCACGTCCGCCTCGgcggcctcctcctcctcctcgtcgtcgtcgttgtcCGCCACATGACCGtcgtcctcgtcgtcgctgtcgTCCGAGCTGGAGAAGTGGCGCTGGCGCTTGGCCTTCGCCTGACTAGGCGGCTTCAGCTCCGCCAGCTGCTCGTTGAGGCCGTCGATGGTGGTCAATAGCTCGTCCCGCTCGCTTATCAGCTCCTTCAACTCCCGGGTGGTGTACCGCGGCCGATTCGGATCGTTTTGGCCATCGTCGTAGGAGGCTACAAGGTCCTCGTTCTCCTTCTCGGCCAGGCCCAGACGCTTGCGCAGCTGGTTGATCTCCCGGCTCTGATCCTGCAGCTGGGCCAGGAAGTCGGCCCGCTCCTCGCACAGCGTCTTCACCTGAGCCTGCATCAGCTTGTGGCGGCGGCGAGTGTCCCGCTCGGAGGCCTTCAGGCGCTCCGCCTGGATGTTAAGCTGCCAAAGAAGACACACATTGCTAGTGGTGGCCGGAGAAGCCCCTGCAATatactcacgtgctccagctcGCTGTACTTGTCCTGCAGCTCGCGCTCGCGCTGCTTCAGTTCGTCCCGCTGCTTGTAGATCTGCTCCTTGAGCCGCTGCAGCACTTGGGTGTCCGACAGCGCGCTGTGCAGCTCGTTGTTGGTCATGCTGATGATGCTCTCGGTGAGGCTGGCCCCCAGGCCGGAGCTCTGCGCGGAAGACGACTGCAGGTCCTGCGTCTgcttgaccaggcgcttgttCTCGTCCTGCAGCGAGGAGACCAGGTCCACCAGCTCATTGGTCTCGCTGCGCCACTGCTCCTCAATGAGCTCCAGCTCCTTTTCGAAGCGTCGCCGGAACTCGGCCTTCTCCAGCTTCTCGCTCTCCAGCTGGGCCACCTTGTCCCGCAACTCCTGGATGGTGGAGTTCTCGCGCTCGTTCTTCGTGGCCAGCGCCTCCAGGAGCTCCAGCGTATTGATGATCTTCGGCATCAGACCACTCACCGCATCCGTTCCGAAGCGGTCCATGATCCGCTCGTACTCCTTGCCAATATCGGAGGCCAGGTCATAGACATCGACCACGCCGATGTCGTCGATGGCGTCCAGGACCATTTCACCCATTTCATTGAGGTGGAAGCCGGGCATCCAGGCGCtctcagcagcagcaatagcGAACACTCACCGAGAAGCTCTCCTCCTGGGAGTACAGgggtctctctctctctttctcgcTCGCTCGGGTGGGAGGCTGCTCCCCTCTGAAGGCCCGCTTCAGTCGAAGGAGCTGCTGGCTTTCAGGGACTACCAGCGAACAGCTGGTGCCAATTCCTAGGGATTCGTTACGCCTCCAGCCTCTCCGGCGGATAAAACAACGCTCGCAGTGACAGGTGTGCGCTCAAGGTGCTCCAGGTGCTTCAGGTGCTCCGCTGGGCAAAAGGCAAGAGGGCGGGGGCCGTGGGGCTTGTGGGGGCGCGTAAGCTATCCAAATtcgcaaacacacacacacacacaggcacacacTCACGAAAGAGAGTGTGTGATGGCGAGAGCGGCACACAGGTTTTATGTTCGCGTTCACTTCATTGACTACTGCCACTGTGAAGCTgcgttgtttttattttcgctaccgctgctgctgttgctgctctgctcgtgttgttgttgctgctggttcCCAAATTCGCAATTATAATTGGCAACAACTTTGGCGATGAAGAGGGGCCAGACTTTTCCAGTCAGGACCGATTACTTTTCCCCGATAATTCTTATCGAAAAAAGTAGTGTTGAAAAGGACGGTATTTATCGGCGGCAGTTTGAAAAGGTTTCGGAGCTCAAGGCAACGTCCAATCCATTTTTATGCGTAAAATGGTGATCCCCCATTAATCAGAACCCTCCGGCTAGGCCACAAAGTAAattcattgttttatttataaatttgtttacaaaatttgtataaagttttgtgttttttgttgtacGGTTTCCACATTtggattttgtttttggtttttgtgttttaagtGTCGTAAGGTTGATCCTTTGTAAATTTTGGTTACTGGGTAGTAATTATTCGTATTTTACACGTACAATTAGTAACTAAATGGCTGTACCCTACACTAGAATACAAGTATGTAGCGACGACTAGCAAGTTTCTCTCCTAACATTCACTTTTTCTGTACAGACTTTACTTCACTTTGCGTTTTAGCTTTTTGTTGGTTTGGTTCTTTAAGTACATTAAATTAGCTACGTTTCTTAGGCAAGGTTTCTTTCTGGGGTTCTGAACTCTCTTTTTTGCAGGCTGGGGGCTGTTGGGGCTGTTGGGGGCTCGGGAAGGGACCTGGTCGGGGCAGAGGgtctataaaaataatacaagttCACGGCTTGATGCTTGTTTACGAATCGTCTCCTACGGACTTTAAGGACTAGATTAGGAACCACATTTGTACAGTTTCGTTCTTTGTTTTCTCGTCTCCCGGCTCCCGGCTCGCGGCTCTGGGGGGCATCGGCTCTAATTAAGTAAGTTAGCACTTagtttactttaaaataaatgtacAATGTTAAGATCTTCTCTTATTTTTGGTTGCAgctcttcaaaaaaaaacttaacatCAAAACGAACTAAAAACAGACcgatataataataataaaataataattaaatagtgatagggaaaaaaaagaacaactTAGACTAAAGACTACGTGTAGGTTAGCAAATAAATAGCGTTTGCGAGTGGTGTGACCTCAAAGTGGGTCCTTTGGCAAGCTTTCTCGATGGCAAGGCTCCTCCGCCTTTTTGGCACTCAAACTGGGCCCCATTGTACGTTATCCGTACGCCCACGTATGGACACATGCACCTATCTACCTATGCATCTCTATGCCCGGGACACCGGCTAAAACTAGGATTAAAAGGTGGCTGCTTAGGTTAATACATGGCATGCAAACTagaaaaaaatactaacaCCGTTCCTCGGCGAGCTGGCGCAGCAGCTTGGAGGCGGCTTCTCGTGGCGAGGCGGGGCCCACCACGCCCACGTCCTTGACCAAGGCATCCTGTGAGTCATCTTCGTCGTCATCCTCGTGGCGCAGCGCGGAAATCGCCATTGCCTGCTCCACCTCCTCGTCGgtctcctgctcctcctcgtcCGGCTCCTCGTCGTCATCATCTATGTCCACTATGGAGATGATGTCGCTGTCGCTGGCGTTCCCGTCCTCCTCAAGAACGCCGCACCCATCATCTCCATTCCCGGCGGACTAGCTGCTGCTGGCCTGGCTCTGCAGAACACTGGCGGATACGGAGGACGAGGAGCTGCCGGCTCCGACGGCGCCCGCGCTCGGCGAGAGGACATTGGCGCCGGGAaagtggcaggggcaggccGGATTCGGCAGGTGCCCCGACTGGCTGTTGAGCTTGCGGGTCAGGGTCTGCCAGTACTCTATCTGGGCGTTCAGCAGGTCGATCTTTCGCTTGCTCTCCTCGATCCGCAGCGAGTTCATAAGCTCCTGCTGCTGGCTGCGTGAGCCACTGCTGCCGCTTGCTCCGATCCCTCCTGAGCCTCCAGAACCCGCGCTGTGAAGGCCCAAGCCGGCCCCGCTGCTGTTGGCACTGCTTCCGCCACTGCCGGATCCGCTGCTGGTGTTCAGGTTGGCGCACGGCACCGCTACGGCTAGGCCATTGTAGCCATTGAAGCTTCCGGCTGCTCCgattgccacgccccctggcTTCTGATGCGCGTGCTGGTTGTGGTGGCTCTGGTGACCGCTGTGGTGGTGGCCTCCGTTGAGCAGCAGCTGCACTCCGTTCGTGGATACCGACGAGCTGTTGGCGTTTCCAGtgtggctgttgttgttgttgttgccccTCTGTAGGCGTGGCAGCTGCAGGGTGGGCGGAGTGCCCCGACTGCTGGCCACCGCCGAGGAGTTATTTACGGAGACGAAAGCTGTGGCGGCGTTGATAGCTGCCTGTAGACTCTGGGGCGGCGGGTTGACCGCGGACAGGCCGAGGCCATTGAGCAGCGTGTGTTGCTGCACTTGCTCCGCGGTCAGGGGCAGAACTCCATTGGTGTTGACCCCGTTGGCAGACGAGATGCCGCCCGAACTGGAGCCGCCATTCTGCAGCGTCTTGTTTATGTTCGCGAAGGACCCGACTCGGATGTGGCCCACGT
Encoded here:
- the LOC6503704 gene encoding RILP-like protein homolog isoform X2, which gives rise to MPGFHLNEMGEMVLDAIDDIGVVDVYDLASDIGKEYERIMDRFGTDAVSGLMPKIINTLELLEALATKNERENSTIQELRDKVAQLESEKLEKAEFRRRFEKELELIEEQWRSETNELVDLVSSLQDENKRLVKQTQDLQSSSAQSSGLGASLTESIISMTNNELHSALSDTQVLQRLKEQIYKQRDELKQRERELQDKYSELEHLNIQAERLKASERDTRRRHKLMQAQVKTLCEERADFLAQLQDQSREINQLRKRLGLAEKENEDLVASYDDGQNDPNRPRYTTRELKELISERDELLTTIDGLNEQLAELKPPSQAKAKRQRHFSSSDDSDDEDDGHVADNDDDEEEEEAAEADVPAAGETPPEHDAPVQGPLPYEPDDAPWKKSSESGIRKFFRKLFSDPSDGNNTFPKRSLATLSKMALSASPGSVSASEAAK
- the LOC6503704 gene encoding RILP-like protein homolog isoform X1 — its product is MPGFHLNEMGEMVLDAIDDIGVVDVYDLASDIGKEYERIMDRFGTDAVSGLMPKIINTLELLEALATKNERENSTIQELRDKVAQLESEKLEKAEFRRRFEKELELIEEQWRSETNELVDLVSSLQDENKRLVKQTQDLQSSSAQSSGLGASLTESIISMTNNELHSALSDTQVLQRLKEQIYKQRDELKQRERELQDKYSELEHLNIQAERLKASERDTRRRHKLMQAQVKTLCEERADFLAQLQDQSREINQLRKRLGLAEKENEDLVASYDDGQNDPNRPRYTTRELKELISERDELLTTIDGLNEQLAELKPPSQAKAKRQRHFSSSDDSDDEDDGHVADNDDDEEEEEAAEADVPAAGETPPEHDAPVQGPLPYEPDDAPWKKSSESGIRKFFRKLFSDPSDGNNTFPKRSLATLSKMALSASPGSVSASEAANLGSCLYLTLSLAIHLLRWSCTYLVYTLDCCALVILSCYAILFT